In the genome of Limanda limanda chromosome 15, fLimLim1.1, whole genome shotgun sequence, one region contains:
- the LOC133020343 gene encoding collagen alpha-1(XXIII) chain-like, whose translation MEQDQKWGVCGPTSEQWRSGSEQQEKKASHQPLWRFWRDLSGVTVCIAVSVLCLGVCVVVFVRASELQSRVWSLEQRDAQVSAWRGSLEQVEPILLGRLDQILEEKLAARLPKTREAREAPHSCLCPPDTTLIGVHSLFISAVTDDY comes from the exons ATGGAACAGGATCAGAAGTGGGGAGTCTGTGGACCAACGTCCGAGCAGTGGAGGAGTGGCAgcgagcagcaggagaagaaagctTCACATCAGCCTCTCTGGAGGTTCTGGAGAGATCTGTCCGGCGTTACGGTTTGCATCGCCGTGTCCGTCCTGTGCCTTGGAGTTTGCGTGGTGGTTTTTGTGCGCGCCTCGGAGCTGCAGTCCCGGGTGTGGAGTCTGGAGCAGCGGGACGCGCAGGTCTCCGCCTGGAGGGGGTCTCTGGAGCAGGTGGAGCCCATTCTCCTGGGGAGACTGGACCAGATCCTGGAGGAG AAGCTTGCAGCGCGGCTCCCAAAGACACGGGAGGCGAGAGAAGCTCCACACAGCTGCCTTTGTCCCCCAG ATACAACTCTGATAGGTGTTCACTCTTTGTTCATCAGTGCAGTGACAGATGATTACTGA